From Solidesulfovibrio carbinoliphilus subsp. oakridgensis, the proteins below share one genomic window:
- the hmcC gene encoding sulfate respiration complex protein HmcC: MSTEQTKNGSLVTPFNIIAGIILAAGVIVTIMRFTMGLGSVTNLTDNNPWGIWIGFDLLCGVALAAGGYTTSAACYIFGFKRFHAAVRPAILTAFLGYALVVFALNYDVGRPWRLPYPIFYQQGTTSILFEVGLCVFIYLTVLFLEYLPAALEWKGGFDKYRGILVKLTMGLTIFGVILSTLHQSSLGALYLIAPSKLHPLWYTPYLPIMFFMSSMFAGLSMVITEGTLSHKYFHHKMDEDYNANYLDLQFAFAKGAAWIMAGYLAMKVLGLAMDNRWPFLFTGYGAWWLFEIVGFVVLPCYCYAVGYRDRNIGLVRIAAPWTVVGIMLNRFDVSLIAFNWQLPSPLRYFPSLGEIIISLFVVTIGVLIFRFIVTRMPIFYAHPAYKDSSH; encoded by the coding sequence ATGTCGACGGAACAGACCAAAAACGGTTCCCTTGTAACGCCGTTTAACATCATAGCCGGCATCATCCTGGCCGCCGGCGTCATTGTGACCATCATGCGCTTCACCATGGGCCTTGGTTCGGTCACCAACCTCACGGACAACAATCCCTGGGGCATCTGGATCGGCTTCGACCTCCTGTGCGGCGTCGCCCTGGCCGCCGGCGGCTACACCACCTCGGCCGCCTGCTACATCTTCGGCTTCAAGCGGTTCCACGCCGCGGTGCGGCCGGCGATTCTCACGGCCTTTCTCGGCTACGCCCTGGTCGTCTTTGCCCTCAACTACGACGTCGGCCGCCCCTGGCGCCTGCCGTATCCCATCTTCTACCAGCAGGGCACGACCTCCATCCTCTTCGAAGTCGGCTTGTGCGTGTTCATCTACCTGACGGTGCTCTTTCTGGAGTACCTGCCGGCCGCCCTCGAATGGAAGGGCGGCTTCGACAAGTACCGCGGCATCCTGGTCAAGCTGACCATGGGCCTGACCATCTTCGGCGTCATCCTGTCGACGCTCCACCAGAGCTCCTTGGGCGCCCTGTACCTCATCGCCCCGTCCAAGCTGCACCCGCTCTGGTACACGCCGTACCTGCCGATCATGTTCTTCATGTCGAGCATGTTCGCCGGCCTGTCCATGGTCATCACGGAAGGGACGCTCTCGCACAAGTACTTCCATCACAAGATGGACGAGGATTACAACGCCAACTACCTGGACCTGCAGTTCGCCTTTGCCAAGGGCGCGGCCTGGATCATGGCCGGCTACCTGGCCATGAAGGTCCTGGGCTTGGCCATGGACAACCGCTGGCCGTTCCTTTTCACCGGCTACGGCGCCTGGTGGCTCTTCGAGATTGTCGGCTTCGTGGTCCTGCCGTGCTACTGCTATGCCGTCGGCTACCGCGACCGCAACATCGGGCTGGTGCGCATCGCCGCTCCCTGGACCGTGGTCGGCATCATGCTCAACCGTTTCGACGTCAGTCTCATTGCCTTCAACTGGCAGCTGCCGAGCCCGCTGCGCTACTTTCCGAGCCTGGGCGAAATCATCATTTCGCTTTTTGTCGTCACCATCGGTGTGCTGATCTTCCGGTTCATCGTCACGCGCATGCCGATCTTCTATGCCCATCCCGCTTACAAAGACTCGTCCCACTAG
- the hmcD gene encoding sulfate respiration complex protein HmcD produces the protein MFNTLQDLMLHNKSITYVLMGVVLICFIGFWHFLTGREERNRRY, from the coding sequence ATGTTCAATACCCTGCAAGACCTGATGCTGCACAACAAGAGCATTACCTACGTGCTCATGGGCGTCGTGCTGATCTGCTTCATCGGCTTCTGGCACTTCCTGACGGGGCGGGAAGAGCGCAATCGGCGCTACTAG
- the hmcE gene encoding sulfate respiration complex protein HmcE — protein sequence MYAFLTGPMLWLSFAICIVGCAWRVVKYVKGLSWQLDRVPYGHYRDLALKGALKSIFHWLTPYASCSWRAKPVFATAFFLMHIGLVIVPLFLFAHVMLVSERFGLSWPTLPAGLADVLTILAILAGVFIVLRRMGLPEVRIITTAHDLWIMAISLAPLVTGFVAAHQGGDNNAWLLAHIVTGEIWLIAIPFTKLSHVVLFFCSRAQIGVDFGVKRGGQRGSGIVW from the coding sequence ATGTATGCATTCCTGACAGGTCCGATGCTGTGGCTGTCGTTTGCCATCTGCATCGTCGGCTGCGCCTGGCGCGTCGTCAAATACGTCAAAGGGTTGAGCTGGCAGCTCGACCGCGTCCCCTACGGCCACTACCGCGATCTGGCCCTAAAGGGTGCGCTCAAGTCCATCTTCCACTGGCTGACCCCCTATGCCTCGTGCAGCTGGCGGGCCAAGCCGGTCTTTGCCACCGCCTTCTTTCTGATGCACATCGGGCTGGTCATTGTGCCGCTCTTTCTCTTCGCCCACGTGATGCTGGTGTCCGAACGCTTCGGCCTCTCCTGGCCGACCCTGCCGGCCGGCCTGGCCGACGTGCTGACCATCCTTGCCATCCTGGCCGGGGTGTTTATCGTCTTGCGCCGCATGGGCCTGCCTGAAGTGCGCATCATCACCACCGCCCACGACCTGTGGATCATGGCCATAAGCCTGGCCCCGCTGGTCACCGGCTTCGTGGCCGCCCACCAGGGCGGGGACAACAACGCCTGGCTTCTGGCCCACATCGTCACCGGCGAAATCTGGCTCATTGCCATTCCCTTTACCAAGCTGTCCCACGTGGTGCTGTTTTTCTGCTCCCGGGCCCAGATCGGGGTGGACTTCGGCGTCAAACGCGGCGGCCAGCGTGGCAGCGGCATCGTCTGGTAG
- the hmcF gene encoding sulfate respiration complex iron-sulfur protein HmcF, with the protein MPEGIYCNKKPITTEEDLKALLSDTRGTKYYQEMMELEVDREKLWATIQKTCKSRTQTWLDVCARCGLCADSCFLYLVNDRDPKQVPSYKIQSTLGEMVRRKGDVDNAFMRHAMEVAWSQCTCCNRCAMYCPHGIDMGVMMGYTRGLLYSQGFVPWELKIGAGMHRVYRAQMDVTTEDWTETCVWMEEEQQDDWPGLEIPIDKENADIMYTCNAREPKHYPEDLAEAAILFHIAGENWTVPSEGWEQTSLSMFAGDWEACKLQVENVYAAIERLKPKRVIGTECGHAHRATVIEGPYWAGRADGQPPAPYIHYVQWVAEALRTGKLKIDPTKRIKQKVTYQDSCNYIRNWGLADTAREILSYLVEPGYLVEMTPNREHNYCCGGGGGFNGIGKFRPQRNKALLTKRDQILATGASLVIAPCHNCWDAIRDLEEEYHIHIDWSFLKPLLIKMVIVPEHLKPKEEDDEE; encoded by the coding sequence ATGCCTGAAGGAATCTACTGCAATAAGAAGCCGATCACGACGGAAGAGGACCTCAAAGCCCTGCTTTCCGATACGCGCGGCACGAAATATTACCAGGAAATGATGGAGCTGGAGGTGGACCGCGAAAAGCTGTGGGCCACCATCCAGAAAACCTGCAAATCCCGGACCCAGACCTGGCTCGACGTCTGCGCCCGGTGCGGCCTGTGCGCCGACTCCTGCTTCCTGTATCTGGTCAACGACCGGGACCCCAAGCAGGTCCCGTCGTACAAGATCCAGAGCACGCTTGGCGAGATGGTGCGCCGCAAGGGCGACGTGGACAACGCGTTCATGCGCCACGCCATGGAAGTGGCCTGGTCCCAGTGCACCTGTTGCAACCGATGCGCCATGTATTGCCCGCACGGCATCGACATGGGCGTCATGATGGGCTACACGCGCGGCCTGCTCTATTCCCAGGGATTCGTGCCCTGGGAGCTCAAGATCGGCGCCGGCATGCACCGGGTCTACCGGGCCCAGATGGACGTGACCACCGAGGATTGGACCGAGACGTGCGTGTGGATGGAGGAAGAGCAGCAGGACGACTGGCCCGGGCTCGAAATCCCCATCGACAAGGAAAACGCGGACATCATGTACACGTGCAATGCCCGCGAGCCCAAGCACTATCCCGAGGACCTGGCCGAGGCGGCCATCCTCTTCCATATCGCCGGCGAGAATTGGACCGTGCCCTCGGAAGGCTGGGAGCAGACCAGCCTCTCCATGTTCGCCGGAGACTGGGAAGCCTGCAAGCTGCAGGTGGAAAACGTCTACGCGGCCATCGAGCGCTTGAAACCCAAGCGCGTCATCGGCACCGAGTGCGGCCACGCCCACCGGGCCACCGTCATCGAGGGCCCCTACTGGGCCGGCCGGGCCGACGGCCAGCCGCCCGCGCCCTACATCCACTACGTGCAGTGGGTGGCCGAGGCCCTTCGCACCGGCAAGCTCAAGATCGACCCGACCAAGCGGATCAAGCAGAAGGTCACCTACCAGGACTCCTGCAACTACATCCGCAACTGGGGCCTGGCCGACACCGCCCGCGAGATCCTGAGCTACCTCGTGGAGCCCGGGTATCTGGTTGAAATGACGCCCAACAGGGAGCATAACTACTGCTGCGGCGGCGGCGGCGGATTCAACGGCATCGGCAAGTTCCGCCCCCAGCGCAACAAGGCCCTTTTGACCAAGCGTGACCAGATTCTGGCGACCGGAGCCAGTCTGGTCATCGCCCCGTGCCACAACTGTTGGGACGCCATCCGCGACCTCGAGGAAGAGTACCACATCCACATCGACTGGTCTTTCCTCAAGCCGCTTTTGATCAAGATGGTCATCGTGCCCGAGCACCTGAAGCCCAAGGAAGAGGACGACGAGGAATAG
- a CDS encoding universal stress protein, translated as MFGKIVFATSGAPECDSAARVAFDMASRYGSEIVVFHCLGIVGKGDSNLVLDVRTGEEVDPDAEYLEGVAEELRTTYAVQMSACPKNRIALAVGNPSREVLRIARQEDADLIVMGARGAGLEAGGFYRRGVIGGTHQKVAKAARCPVLTVSRPAASFWGGFSNIVYATDFSKASDSAFKLAQAIAREVQGDLHLFHCLDLGRLQSPIALTQEGIEGRLAEARRKLQVEYAANLGDLAKRTTLEVWEGSPYVEIVKFARERQADLIVMAHHSRDADADERPFGTTLEQVLVRATCPVISINRPDKLPPVAEA; from the coding sequence ATGTTTGGCAAGATAGTGTTTGCGACGTCGGGCGCGCCGGAATGCGACAGCGCGGCCCGGGTGGCCTTCGACATGGCGAGCCGCTACGGCTCGGAAATCGTCGTCTTCCATTGCCTGGGCATCGTGGGCAAGGGGGACAGCAACCTGGTGCTCGATGTGCGCACGGGCGAGGAAGTGGACCCGGACGCGGAATACCTGGAAGGGGTGGCCGAGGAGCTGCGCACCACCTATGCCGTCCAGATGTCCGCCTGTCCGAAAAACCGCATCGCCCTGGCCGTCGGCAACCCTTCCCGGGAGGTGCTGCGCATCGCCCGCCAGGAGGACGCGGACCTGATCGTCATGGGCGCCCGGGGCGCGGGCCTGGAGGCCGGCGGCTTCTACCGTCGCGGCGTCATCGGCGGCACTCACCAGAAGGTGGCCAAGGCCGCCCGCTGTCCGGTTTTGACCGTCAGCCGCCCGGCCGCCTCCTTCTGGGGCGGCTTCTCCAATATCGTCTACGCCACGGACTTCTCCAAGGCGTCGGACTCCGCCTTCAAGCTGGCCCAGGCCATTGCCCGGGAGGTGCAGGGCGACCTGCACCTGTTCCACTGCCTGGATCTCGGCCGCCTCCAGTCCCCCATCGCCCTGACCCAGGAGGGCATCGAGGGCCGGCTGGCCGAGGCCCGGCGCAAGCTGCAGGTCGAGTACGCCGCCAATCTGGGCGACCTGGCCAAACGGACCACCCTGGAAGTCTGGGAAGGTTCGCCGTATGTTGAAATCGTCAAGTTCGCCCGCGAGCGGCAGGCTGACCTCATCGTCATGGCCCACCATTCCCGGGATGCCGATGCCGACGAACGGCCTTTCGGCACCACGCTGGAACAGGTCCTGGTGCGGGCCACCTGCCCCGTGATCAGCATCAACCGGCCGGACAAGCTGCCCCCGGTGGCGGAGGCCTAG
- a CDS encoding response regulator, with translation MTKKTILTVDDDPNIRDYLEALFTDNGYNVVTAESGDAALELLKDLRPDLITLDVEMPDKSGPWVSRAIAKDSGLAAIPIVVITGHSELGYIIPKAAAFLAKPFDADEVLRVVRQTIGS, from the coding sequence ATGACCAAGAAGACCATTTTGACGGTGGACGACGATCCCAACATCCGCGACTACCTCGAAGCCCTTTTCACCGACAACGGCTACAACGTGGTCACCGCGGAAAGCGGTGACGCCGCGCTGGAACTGCTCAAGGACCTGCGGCCGGACCTCATCACCCTGGACGTCGAAATGCCGGACAAGTCCGGTCCCTGGGTGAGCCGGGCCATCGCCAAGGACAGCGGCCTGGCCGCCATTCCCATCGTCGTCATCACCGGCCACTCGGAACTCGGCTACATCATCCCCAAGGCCGCGGCCTTCCTGGCCAAGCCTTTCGATGCCGATGAAGTGTTGCGCGTGGTCCGTCAGACCATCGGGTCCTGA
- a CDS encoding response regulator, producing the protein MSETLLLVDDEEDIRRFLGLFLADLGYVVHAAANGEEALAMFDEVNPSIVLTDIKMPVMDGLELLKRIKARSPDTEVVMISGHGDMDLAINCLQYEAADFVTKPINHDILDAALKRIDEKLSLRRELRQYTQNLEKLVREKSSRVVELERQVAAGQMVETMCQAISGLSADFGDGAGYFNEMPCFVAVHNASLEVVATNQLYKERLGDMVGHHSWEVYVGQALRGFDGPVWKTFETGKGQRSRETMLCKNGRELPVMVHTSPIATTDGKVELVLEMAVDVSEIKRLQEELRVTQQKYMDLFDATPCYIAVRGPDCRIVANNHRFAEDFGESVGRTCYDAFKHRSEPCPDCPAEATFADGQPHYQESVVTTKGGQQRNVLISTAAIRNAAGEVVEVMEMSADITSIRQLQSHLTSLGLMLGSISHGVKGMLTALEGAVYRVESGLKRGDAPRAEAAAEAVKTLVGRVRALVLNVLYYAKSRELAPETVDVAAFASGIAQTVAPKAAREGVTLTAAIGQELGAMDVDAGNLSAALVNILENAVDACLGDTSKTERHIEFAVSREDGQVIFDITDNGMGMDQETREKAFTLFFSSKGLKGTGLGLFIANDMVAKHGGTIDLTSEPGVGTHFRVRLPERPLVAPAVEAAVPASGT; encoded by the coding sequence ATGAGCGAGACCTTGCTCCTTGTCGACGACGAGGAAGACATCCGTCGGTTTCTGGGCCTTTTTCTGGCCGACCTCGGCTATGTGGTCCATGCCGCCGCCAATGGCGAGGAAGCCCTGGCCATGTTCGACGAGGTCAATCCCTCGATCGTCCTGACCGACATCAAGATGCCGGTCATGGACGGGCTCGAACTCTTAAAGCGCATCAAGGCCAGGAGTCCGGACACCGAGGTGGTCATGATCTCGGGGCACGGCGATATGGACCTGGCCATCAACTGCCTGCAGTACGAGGCCGCCGATTTCGTCACCAAGCCCATCAACCACGACATCCTGGACGCGGCCTTAAAGCGCATCGACGAGAAACTGTCCCTTCGCCGGGAACTGCGCCAGTACACCCAGAATCTCGAAAAGCTCGTGCGCGAGAAATCGAGCCGCGTGGTCGAACTCGAACGGCAGGTGGCCGCCGGCCAGATGGTCGAGACCATGTGCCAGGCCATTTCCGGCCTGTCCGCCGATTTCGGGGACGGGGCCGGCTATTTCAACGAGATGCCGTGCTTCGTGGCCGTGCACAACGCCTCCCTCGAGGTGGTGGCCACCAACCAGCTCTACAAGGAGCGTCTCGGCGACATGGTCGGGCACCACAGCTGGGAGGTCTACGTCGGCCAGGCCCTTCGCGGCTTCGACGGGCCGGTCTGGAAGACCTTCGAGACCGGCAAGGGCCAGCGGTCCCGGGAGACCATGCTCTGCAAAAACGGCCGGGAGCTGCCGGTCATGGTCCACACCTCGCCCATCGCCACCACCGACGGCAAGGTCGAGCTGGTCCTCGAGATGGCCGTCGACGTCAGCGAAATCAAGCGCCTCCAGGAAGAACTGCGGGTCACCCAGCAGAAGTACATGGATCTTTTCGACGCCACGCCCTGCTATATCGCGGTCCGGGGCCCGGACTGCCGGATCGTGGCCAACAACCACCGGTTCGCCGAGGACTTCGGCGAGAGCGTGGGGCGGACCTGCTACGACGCCTTCAAGCACCGCTCGGAACCCTGCCCGGACTGCCCGGCCGAGGCGACCTTTGCCGACGGCCAGCCGCATTACCAGGAATCGGTGGTCACTACCAAGGGCGGCCAGCAGCGAAACGTGCTCATCAGCACCGCCGCCATCCGCAACGCCGCCGGCGAAGTGGTCGAAGTCATGGAGATGTCGGCCGACATCACGAGCATCCGCCAGCTCCAGAGCCACCTGACCTCCCTTGGGCTCATGCTCGGGTCGATTTCCCACGGGGTCAAGGGCATGCTGACGGCCCTCGAGGGCGCGGTCTACCGGGTGGAATCCGGGCTCAAGCGCGGAGATGCGCCCCGGGCCGAGGCTGCGGCCGAAGCGGTCAAGACGCTGGTCGGCCGGGTCCGGGCCCTGGTCCTAAACGTCCTTTATTACGCCAAGTCCCGGGAGCTTGCCCCGGAGACCGTGGACGTGGCCGCCTTCGCCTCCGGCATCGCCCAGACCGTGGCGCCCAAGGCCGCCCGGGAGGGCGTGACCCTGACCGCGGCCATCGGCCAGGAGCTCGGCGCCATGGACGTCGACGCCGGCAACCTGTCGGCCGCCCTGGTCAACATCCTGGAAAACGCCGTGGATGCCTGCCTCGGCGACACGTCCAAAACGGAGCGGCACATCGAATTCGCGGTCTCGCGCGAGGACGGGCAGGTGATTTTCGACATCACGGACAACGGCATGGGCATGGACCAGGAGACCCGGGAAAAGGCCTTCACCCTCTTTTTCTCGTCCAAAGGGCTCAAGGGCACCGGGCTTGGGCTTTTCATCGCCAACGACATGGTGGCCAAGCATGGCGGCACCATCGATCTGACGTCCGAACCGGGCGTGGGCACCCATTTCCGGGTCCGCCTGCCGGAACGGCCGCTGGTCGCCCCGGCCGTCGAGGCCGCCGTCCCGGCGTCCGGGACCTGA
- a CDS encoding circularly permuted type 2 ATP-grasp protein has translation MSRKMDFAGYDRGPFHDEMFGADGAPRPGCRLLYEKILSLPPGEVLARQASAEQALYDMGITFTVYGHEDGTEKIFPFDIIPRVIEAAEWEGLERGLVQRIHALNLFINDIYGQGRILADGVVPRSVVESSSGYFPECRGLSPPRGVWCHITGTDLVRDEAGRFLVLEDNLRCPSGVSYVLANRRILKRTFPEVFEAMDIRPVDDYAPLLLDMLHAIAPAGAARPTAALLTPGVFNSAYFEHTFLAQQAGIELVEGRDLVVADGYVHMRTTRGLKRVDVLYRRVGEDFLDPRVFRPDSLLGVPGLMEVYKAGRVAMANAPGTGVADDKVVYAYVPKMIRYYLGEEPVLENVETFLCWEDKARRHVLQNLDTMVVKAAAESGGYGMLVGPAATPEERRAFAAKIEADPRNYIAQPTIGLSRTPVIVGDRFEGRHVDLRPYVLYGEDIRVIPGGLTRVALKKGSLVVNSSQGGGSKDTWVLGPGAAAAAPAADKRGQEQGRRG, from the coding sequence ATGTCCCGGAAGATGGACTTCGCCGGCTACGACCGCGGCCCCTTTCACGACGAGATGTTCGGGGCGGACGGCGCACCCCGGCCCGGCTGCCGCCTGCTCTACGAAAAAATCCTGTCCCTGCCGCCGGGCGAGGTTCTGGCCCGCCAGGCATCGGCCGAGCAGGCCCTCTACGACATGGGCATCACCTTTACCGTCTACGGCCACGAGGACGGGACGGAAAAGATCTTTCCCTTCGACATCATCCCCCGGGTCATCGAGGCGGCCGAGTGGGAAGGCCTCGAACGGGGGCTCGTCCAGCGCATCCATGCCCTCAACCTCTTTATCAATGACATCTACGGCCAGGGCCGCATCCTGGCCGACGGGGTGGTGCCCCGGTCGGTGGTCGAGTCCTCGTCCGGCTACTTTCCGGAGTGCCGGGGCCTTTCGCCGCCGCGCGGGGTCTGGTGCCACATCACGGGCACGGACCTGGTGCGCGACGAGGCCGGCCGGTTCCTGGTCCTGGAGGACAACCTGCGCTGCCCGTCCGGGGTCTCCTATGTCCTGGCCAACCGCCGCATCCTCAAGCGCACCTTTCCCGAGGTCTTCGAGGCCATGGACATCCGGCCGGTGGACGACTACGCGCCGCTTCTGCTCGACATGCTCCATGCCATCGCCCCGGCCGGCGCCGCCCGGCCGACGGCCGCCCTCCTGACGCCGGGCGTCTTCAATTCCGCCTATTTCGAGCACACCTTCCTGGCCCAGCAGGCCGGCATCGAGCTGGTCGAAGGCCGGGACCTGGTCGTGGCCGACGGCTACGTCCACATGCGCACGACCAGGGGCCTTAAGCGCGTGGATGTCCTCTATCGGCGGGTCGGGGAGGATTTCCTCGATCCCCGGGTCTTTAGGCCGGATTCGCTCCTCGGCGTGCCGGGCCTCATGGAGGTCTACAAGGCCGGCCGGGTGGCCATGGCCAACGCCCCGGGCACGGGCGTGGCCGACGACAAGGTGGTCTACGCCTATGTGCCGAAGATGATCCGCTACTACCTCGGCGAAGAACCGGTTCTCGAGAATGTGGAGACGTTCCTGTGCTGGGAGGACAAGGCCCGCCGCCATGTGCTCCAAAACCTCGACACCATGGTGGTCAAGGCCGCGGCCGAATCCGGCGGCTACGGCATGCTGGTCGGCCCTGCGGCCACGCCCGAGGAACGCCGGGCCTTTGCCGCCAAGATCGAGGCCGATCCCCGGAACTACATCGCCCAGCCGACCATCGGCCTCTCGCGCACCCCGGTCATTGTCGGCGACCGGTTCGAGGGCCGCCACGTGGACCTGCGGCCCTACGTCCTTTACGGCGAGGACATCCGGGTCATCCCCGGGGGACTCACCCGGGTGGCCCTTAAAAAGGGGTCGCTGGTGGTCAACTCCTCCCAGGGCGGCGGCAGCAAGGACACCTGGGTCCTCGGACCGGGGGCGGCCGCGGCCGCCCCGGCCGCCGACAAGCGGGGGCAGGAGCAGGGCCGGCGGGGTTGA
- a CDS encoding alpha-E domain-containing protein, with amino-acid sequence MLSRVADAIYWMSRYLERAENIARFLDVNWHLTLDTPGQMTEQWLPLVRAMGEFDRFTERGLGHDRTSVIRFLAFDAASPNSIVSCLSHARDNARTIREIIPSEMWEQINTFYHLVREAARNGEEVLRNPYRFCDEVKRRDLTISGIAGDAMSHDEAWDFFRLGRLLERADKTSRILDVKYFILLPHPADVGTNLDYVQWAALLKAISALEAYRRRHGRIQPDRIVEFLLLDHDFPRSVLCCLTKAKECLHAITGTTMGYFSNPAEKRLGHLCGDLAYSGVDEIFALGLHEFTDTLQTRMNLVDEAVFATFFSTFPAIDAASQQ; translated from the coding sequence ATGCTCAGTCGCGTGGCCGACGCCATCTACTGGATGAGCCGCTATCTCGAACGGGCCGAGAATATCGCCCGTTTCCTCGACGTCAACTGGCACCTCACCCTGGACACGCCCGGGCAGATGACCGAGCAATGGCTGCCGCTGGTGCGGGCCATGGGCGAGTTCGACCGGTTCACCGAGCGGGGGCTCGGCCACGACCGCACGAGCGTCATCCGCTTCCTGGCCTTTGACGCGGCCTCGCCCAACTCCATCGTGTCCTGCCTGTCCCACGCCCGGGACAACGCCCGCACCATCCGCGAGATCATCCCCTCCGAGATGTGGGAGCAGATCAACACGTTTTACCATCTGGTGCGCGAGGCGGCCCGCAACGGCGAGGAGGTCCTTCGAAACCCCTACCGCTTCTGCGACGAGGTCAAGCGCCGCGACCTGACCATAAGCGGCATTGCCGGCGACGCCATGTCCCACGACGAGGCCTGGGATTTTTTCCGTCTCGGCCGGCTGCTCGAACGGGCGGACAAGACCTCGCGCATCCTGGACGTCAAATACTTCATCCTCCTGCCCCATCCGGCGGATGTGGGCACCAACCTCGACTACGTGCAGTGGGCGGCCCTTTTAAAGGCCATAAGCGCCCTGGAGGCCTACCGCCGCCGCCACGGCCGCATCCAGCCCGACCGCATCGTCGAGTTCCTGCTCCTGGACCACGACTTTCCCCGGTCCGTGTTGTGCTGCCTGACCAAGGCCAAGGAGTGCCTGCACGCCATCACCGGCACGACCATGGGGTATTTCTCCAATCCGGCGGAAAAGCGCCTGGGGCATCTCTGCGGCGACCTGGCCTACAGCGGCGTGGACGAGATTTTCGCCCTGGGGCTCCACGAATTCACGGACACGTTGCAGACGCGCATGAACCTGGTGGACGAGGCCGTGTTCGCCACGTTTTTCTCAACCTTTCCGGCTATTGACGCCGCCAGCCAACAGTGA
- a CDS encoding peptidase produces the protein MTFCLGITVEEGLVGIADTRITSGNELTSAQKVTTYQNGNGAFFLMTSGLRSVRDKTLTYFDETLEVRSEPFDKLYKAVNAFAAELRRVGTEDKAFLADSGLRFDLCALIGGQLTGDRSHKLFLVYPEGNWVEITPGTPYHIIGEGGYGKPVLDRTLKYSDSLRMALKVGCLAFDSTRISASDVDFPIDVVLYHKGCLDLVQHRYEKEDLAEISSWWQEHLRGLVHDLPSEWIDNVASKLTKVSHRAACDPLPPK, from the coding sequence ATGACATTTTGCCTGGGCATCACGGTCGAGGAAGGACTGGTCGGCATCGCCGACACCCGCATCACCTCCGGCAACGAACTGACCAGCGCCCAGAAGGTGACCACCTACCAGAACGGCAACGGCGCCTTTTTTCTCATGACCTCGGGCCTGCGTTCGGTGCGCGACAAGACGCTCACCTATTTCGACGAGACCCTGGAGGTCCGCTCCGAGCCCTTTGACAAGCTCTACAAGGCTGTCAACGCCTTTGCCGCCGAACTGCGGCGTGTGGGAACCGAGGACAAGGCCTTCCTGGCCGACTCCGGGCTGCGCTTCGACCTGTGCGCCCTGATCGGCGGCCAGTTGACGGGCGACCGCTCCCACAAGCTCTTTCTGGTCTATCCCGAAGGCAACTGGGTGGAGATCACCCCGGGTACGCCGTACCACATCATCGGTGAGGGCGGGTACGGCAAGCCGGTCCTCGACCGGACGCTCAAGTACTCCGATTCCCTGCGCATGGCCCTCAAAGTCGGCTGCCTGGCCTTCGATTCCACCCGCATCAGCGCCTCGGACGTGGATTTTCCCATCGACGTGGTCCTCTACCACAAGGGCTGCCTCGATCTCGTCCAGCACCGCTACGAGAAGGAGGATCTGGCCGAGATTTCCTCCTGGTGGCAGGAGCACCTGCGCGGCCTCGTCCACGACCTGCCCTCGGAGTGGATCGACAACGTGGCCTCCAAGCTGACCAAGGTCTCCCACCGGGCTGCCTGCGATCCCCTGCCCCCGAAGTAG